CATGGCAACGTTTGGACAAGCGGTGCGGCGGCGGCTGCGCTCGATGCGTTCGCACCGCACCCCCCCGCGGGTGTCGGGCACCAGCACGGTGCGGTAGGCAGCGTGATCAACCAGCCGGCGCCGACCGGACCCGGCGATACGCCCACCGATCCGCGTCTCTTCCGAACCGATCCGCATGAGCCGTCGGTGCTGCTCAGGGGTGTGGAGGGGCTTGACCCGACCTTCGATCAGGGCGGATTGCCGGCGGATCATCCGGGCGTATGGGACCACCAGGTGGTTCATCCGCAGACCGTCCAGCCCGATCGCCCCGACTACGACATCCACGGGTGATTCCCGCCCGGCATTAGGGTGCCCCAATTTCCCCCTAATCCCCTAATGGTGCGGCCCCCTCGATCCCGATAGGTACTTTGCTGGCTTGCGGATCAGACCCCGATTTCGGGGTGGGTCGGAATCCATAGCGTTGATGGCACAGCGCCGGTCCGTTCGGCGAACAGCTTTCTTCGATTGAAGGGAAATGAAGATGACCTCGCTTATCGACTACATCCTGAGCCTGTTCCGCAATGAAGACGCGGCGCGGTCGTTCCTGGCGGCTCCCGGACAGGCCATGACCAGTGCCGGGCTGATCGACATCGCACCGCACCAAATCTCGTCGGTGGCGGCCAGTGTGGTGCCGGGTCTGAATCTTGGTGTCGGCGACCCGATTGGTGGATTGCAGCAGGCCGTCGCCGCTCGGCATGGCTTTGCGCAGGCTGCTGAACCGGGCGTGGTGTCCACCGTTGTTGCCCAGGACGCCGCCAACGTCGGTTTCGCCGGTGACGCGGGCGCGGGGGTGGCAAGCGTCGTCGCGACCGATGTCGGTGCCGGCCTGGCTTTCGCCGCGCCAACCGGTGGTTTCGGCGGTCAGGTCGGGTTGGGCGCTCAGGCTGGTCTGGGCGTTGGCGCTGGTTTTGAGGCTGGGATCGGTGCTCAGGTTGGCGCTGGATTGGGTCTTGGGATCGGTGCTCAGGTCGGTCTGGGCTTTAGTGCCGCCATTGAGGCCGAGGTCGGTGCTCAGGTTGGTGTGGGATTCGGTATTGGTGGCCAGGCCGCAATCGGCGGTCAGGTAGGCGCCGGCTTAGGTCTTGGTGTCGGCGGCGGACTTGGCGGCGGAGCTGGCCTTGGTCTGGGTGGCCAGACCGGCGGTGTGATCGGCGGAAGTACCGTCGGGGCAATCGGTGGCAGTGCCGGAGTCGGCGGCCGCCTAGTCGGCAATAGCCAGATCGGAGTTGGCGGTCAAGGTGCCGTTGGTGCTGGTGCTGGTGCTGGCGTTGGCGTTGGCGGCCAGGCTGGTGCTGGGCTCGCCGGGCAGGCGGGCATCGCTGGCCAGGCTGGGCTCGCCGCCGGTGGTTCGGCGGGTATGGCTAGCCAAGCGGGGCTCGGCATTGGCGGCCAGACAGCTCTCGCCGGTCAGGCCGGTGTCTCAGCCGGTGGTGGGCTCGCCGGTGTCGGCAATGTCAGCGGCCTGACCGGTGTCGGCGGCAACGTAGCAGGTAACGCAGCATTGGGCTCAAGCGCAAGCGGCCAGGCGGGTTTGATCGTCAGTGAAGGCGCCGCGTTGAACGGTGCTGCTACTCCGCACGTGTCGGGCCCATTGGCGGGTGTCGGTGTGGGTGGCCAGGCCGGTGCCGCTGGCGGCGCCGGGCTGGGCTTCGGAGCGGTCGGCCACCCGGCTCCTCAGCCGGCGGCCCTCGGCGGGGTTGGCGTGGCGGCCAACACCGAGGCGGCCGCCGGTGTGGCCGGTGGCGCAACCGCGGCCGGGGCTGGCGGCGCATCGGCAGGCGGCGGGGCGCACGGGGACATCCTGGGCCGCGAGGGTGCCGCGCTGGGCGGCGCCGGCACGGTCAACGGCGGTGTCACTCCCGTCGAGCATGGCCTGGTCCTGCCCAGTGGACCGGTCCTGCCCAGTGGGCCGGTCTTGCCCAATGGCCCTGTGATCCAGGGTGGCGGTGGTGCCGGGGCCGGCGGCGAGGTGACGTCTCCGTCCGGCGGCCCGGTCATCCAGACTTCGGGCGGCATCGGCGGCCATGGCGGCCTGAACTCATCGGTGATCGATGCGCCGGCACCGCAAGTCCCGGCGCCGGCCCATCCGGTCACGCCTCCGGCCGAGCCCGTGCCGGTGGCTGCGCCACCGCAGCCAGCACCGGTCGAGCCGCCGCAGCAGGTGCCCCAGCCGACGCTGTTCGAGCCGCCGATGGTGCACACGCCGCCGGCCCCCATCGAACCGCCGTCGTACGGCCCGTTCGGGGCATACGGGTTCTGATTTTCGCGGGCCATCTTCACGAACCGGCGGGGACGTTCATGGTCCCCGCCGGTTTGTGCGCTTACCGTGATCTCAGCGCAAGCGAGCGAGAAAGTGGGGCAGCACGGTGACCCAGCCCGATGACCCACGTCGGGTCAACGTGATCGTCGAATTGATCGGTCACACCCTCGCGATCGCCGAACGCAACGAACGCAGTGATCTGGTGGGGCGGTTGACTCGGGCCCGTGAGCGGATCACCGACCCCCAGATCCGTGTGGTGATCGCCGGACAGCTCAAACAGGGCAAGAGTCAACTGCTCAACTCGCTGCTCAACTTGCCGGTCGCACGAGTGGGGGACGACGAAGCCACGGTGCTGGTCACCGTCGTGAGCTACAGCGCGCGGCCGTCGGCTCGGATCGTGCTGGCCGCGGGGTCCAACGGCGAAATCACGGCCGTTGACATCCCGGTCGACGACCTCAACACCGACCTGCGCCGGGCCCCGCAGGCCGGCGGCCGCGAAGTGCGCAGGGTCGAGGTCGGCGCGCCCAGCCCGCTGCTGCAGGGCGGACTGGCGTTCGTCGATACCCCGGGTGTGGGCGGCCATGGGCAGCCCCACCTGTCGGCAACGCTGGGACTGCTACCCGATGCCGACGCCGTTCTGATGGTCAGCGACACCAGCCAGGAGTTCACCGAGCCCGAGCTGTGGTTCGTGCGGCAGGCGTACCAGATCTGTCCGGTGGGCGTGGTTGTGGCCACCAAAACGGACCTATATCCGCGCTGGCGGGAGATCGTCAACGCCAATGCCGCGCACCTGCAGCGGGCCCGGGTGCCGATGCCGATCATCGGGGTCTCGTCGCTGCTACGCAGCCACGCGGTCGCGCTCAACGACAAAGAACTCAACGAAGAGTCCAACTTTCCGGCGATCGTCAAGTTTCTCAGCGAGCAGGTGCTTTCCCGCGCGACGGACCGGGTGCGTGCCGGAGTGCTCAACGAAATACGTTCGGCAACTCAGCAATTGGCGGTCTCCCTGGGTTCGGAACTATCGGTGGTCAACGACCCGGAACTGCGGGACCGACTCGCCGAAGAGCTGCGGCGGCGCAAACAGGAAGCCCAGGATGCGGTGCAACAGACCGCGCTGTGGCAGCAGGTGCTCAACGACGGGTTTAACGACCTGAGTGCTGACGTGGATCACGACCTACGCGCCCGCTTCCGAGCCGTCACCGAAGACGCCGAGCGGCAGATCGACTCCGGTGACCCGACTCAGCATTGGGCCGAGATCGGCAACGATGTGGAGAATGCGATCGCCACCGCCGTCGGCGACAACTTCGTGTGGGCGTATCAGCGTGCCGAAGCGCTGGCCGACGACGTCGCCCGCTCCTTCGCCGATGCGGGGTTGGACTCGGTCATGTCTCCCGAGCTGAGCGCACGCGTCATGGGCGCCGGCTTCGACCGGCTCAAGTCGCTGGCCCGGATGGAATCGAAGCCGCTGCGCAGGGGGCAGAAGATGATCATCGGCATGCGGGGTTCCTACGGCGGGGTAGTCATGATCGGCATGTTGTCGTCGGTAGTCGGGTTGGGCCTGTTCAACCCGT
The nucleotide sequence above comes from Mycobacterium decipiens. Encoded proteins:
- the iniA gene encoding isoniazid-induced dynamin-like GTPase IniA, which gives rise to MTQPDDPRRVNVIVELIGHTLAIAERNERSDLVGRLTRARERITDPQIRVVIAGQLKQGKSQLLNSLLNLPVARVGDDEATVLVTVVSYSARPSARIVLAAGSNGEITAVDIPVDDLNTDLRRAPQAGGREVRRVEVGAPSPLLQGGLAFVDTPGVGGHGQPHLSATLGLLPDADAVLMVSDTSQEFTEPELWFVRQAYQICPVGVVVATKTDLYPRWREIVNANAAHLQRARVPMPIIGVSSLLRSHAVALNDKELNEESNFPAIVKFLSEQVLSRATDRVRAGVLNEIRSATQQLAVSLGSELSVVNDPELRDRLAEELRRRKQEAQDAVQQTALWQQVLNDGFNDLSADVDHDLRARFRAVTEDAERQIDSGDPTQHWAEIGNDVENAIATAVGDNFVWAYQRAEALADDVARSFADAGLDSVMSPELSARVMGAGFDRLKSLARMESKPLRRGQKMIIGMRGSYGGVVMIGMLSSVVGLGLFNPLSVGAGLILGRMAYKEDKQIRLMRVRGEAKTNVRRFVDDVSFVVGKESRDRLKLIQRALRDHYREIAEEITRSLNESLQSTVAAAQVAEAERDNRIRELQRQLDILSQVNDNLDKLTPSATPRATLGRA
- a CDS encoding Rv0340 family IniB-related protein, translated to MANSLLDFVISLVRDPEAAARYAANPAQSIADAHLTDVTSADVNNLIPVVSDSLSMSSPVGGAAGAQVADHGNVWTSGAAAAALDAFAPHPPAGVGHQHGAVGSVINQPAPTGPGDTPTDPRLFRTDPHEPSVLLRGVEGLDPTFDQGGLPADHPGVWDHQVVHPQTVQPDRPDYDIHG
- a CDS encoding IniB N-terminal domain-containing protein, which codes for MTSLIDYILSLFRNEDAARSFLAAPGQAMTSAGLIDIAPHQISSVAASVVPGLNLGVGDPIGGLQQAVAARHGFAQAAEPGVVSTVVAQDAANVGFAGDAGAGVASVVATDVGAGLAFAAPTGGFGGQVGLGAQAGLGVGAGFEAGIGAQVGAGLGLGIGAQVGLGFSAAIEAEVGAQVGVGFGIGGQAAIGGQVGAGLGLGVGGGLGGGAGLGLGGQTGGVIGGSTVGAIGGSAGVGGRLVGNSQIGVGGQGAVGAGAGAGVGVGGQAGAGLAGQAGIAGQAGLAAGGSAGMASQAGLGIGGQTALAGQAGVSAGGGLAGVGNVSGLTGVGGNVAGNAALGSSASGQAGLIVSEGAALNGAATPHVSGPLAGVGVGGQAGAAGGAGLGFGAVGHPAPQPAALGGVGVAANTEAAAGVAGGATAAGAGGASAGGGAHGDILGREGAALGGAGTVNGGVTPVEHGLVLPSGPVLPSGPVLPNGPVIQGGGGAGAGGEVTSPSGGPVIQTSGGIGGHGGLNSSVIDAPAPQVPAPAHPVTPPAEPVPVAAPPQPAPVEPPQQVPQPTLFEPPMVHTPPAPIEPPSYGPFGAYGF